The genomic interval AGAATTGGCTGATGGCTACGACATTGGTTGGTCTCAAAATGTCGATGGCTCTTTTGATCTGGTTGCTGATTTATGGGCGGTTTCTAGAAGACACAATTTGGCTGAACTGATGAATTCAGTTAATCAAAAGTATGCCGTTAATAAGACCTTAGCGGCTGTCAAACGTCCTGGCTTACAGAATGCCAATGTGCAAGTT from Kovacikia minuta CCNUW1 carries:
- a CDS encoding DUF1257 domain-containing protein, producing MSHFSTLRSKLSNAEILKASLQDLGFTVRTNAEVRGYGCQQVHADIVAELADGYDIGWSQNVDGSFDLVADLWAVSRRHNLAELMNSVNQKYAVNKTLAAVKRPGLQNANVQVVVQS